Proteins from a genomic interval of Pseudomonadota bacterium:
- a CDS encoding DsbA family protein, which translates to MPNLYYIHDPMCSWCYAFAPVWKHVREAVAERVTVKTVLGGLAPDSNEPMPEKTQRYVRRVWRRIESVVPGTVFNYEFWERCEPRRSTYPACRAVIAARDQGLEHEKAMIAAIQHAYYREARNPSLPDTLTEIAGEIGLDAPRFANYLASDVCEQTLQKEIGLARSLDGRGFPSLVLVSGQAGKQLHHDYNNADLTAQRIDEGIAALT; encoded by the coding sequence ATGCCCAACCTCTATTATATTCACGACCCGATGTGCAGCTGGTGCTACGCGTTCGCACCAGTGTGGAAGCACGTGCGTGAGGCGGTGGCCGAAAGGGTCACCGTGAAGACGGTACTTGGCGGCCTCGCACCAGACAGCAACGAGCCCATGCCGGAAAAAACGCAGCGTTACGTCAGGCGGGTGTGGCGACGCATCGAGAGCGTCGTACCCGGCACTGTGTTCAATTACGAATTCTGGGAGCGTTGTGAGCCGCGGCGCTCGACCTATCCTGCGTGTCGAGCAGTCATCGCCGCGCGGGATCAGGGACTGGAACACGAGAAGGCGATGATCGCCGCGATCCAGCACGCCTATTACCGCGAGGCCAGAAACCCTTCCCTCCCAGATACCCTGACGGAGATCGCCGGCGAGATCGGTCTTGATGCTCCGAGATTCGCGAACTACCTCGCAAGCGACGTCTGCGAGCAAACGCTGCAGAAAGAGATCGGACTTGCGCGCTCACTGGATGGTCGCGGGTTCCCGAGCTTGGTCCTCGTAAGCGGGCAAGCCGGGAAGCAGTTGCACCACGACTATAACAATGCCGACCTTACCGCCCAGCGCATCGACGAAGGCATCGCGGCACTAACTTGA
- a CDS encoding IS30 family transposase, whose amino-acid sequence MRRKYHRVGFTTAQKTELWDRWQKGEGLKSIGRAFGKGSSSIYSHLSPYGGIRPRPRRRSRLSLTLSEREEISRGIVAARSIRSIASSLRRAPSTVSREINRNGGYRQYRAAVADKRAWSEALRPKRCKLARHPCLRLAVERKLRHNWAPEQIAGWLKRRYPDNEAYHVSHETIYRSLFVQARGVLKKELMKHLRTGRPIRRSRHATAKADRRGQIPDMVSIRERPASVEDRAVPGHWEGDLVAGSNNSYMATLVERHTRYVMLAKIPSRDTETVINALIKQANKLPRELYRSLTWDRGKELTDHKRFTLATDIKVYFCDPQSPWQRGSNENTNRLLRQYFPKRTDLSVHSQAHLNWVARELNERPRKTLDFETPAERFAACVASTG is encoded by the coding sequence ATGAGAAGAAAATACCATCGGGTTGGTTTCACGACCGCACAGAAGACGGAGCTGTGGGACCGCTGGCAAAAGGGTGAAGGGCTTAAGTCGATTGGCAGAGCGTTCGGCAAGGGCTCGTCGTCTATTTACAGTCATTTATCACCTTATGGCGGTATTCGACCGCGGCCGCGACGACGTTCTCGGTTGTCACTGACACTGTCCGAGCGTGAAGAGATCTCCAGGGGGATTGTTGCGGCGCGCTCGATACGGTCGATTGCAAGCTCACTGCGCCGAGCACCATCGACAGTGAGTCGTGAGATTAACCGCAATGGTGGTTATAGGCAGTATCGTGCGGCGGTAGCGGATAAGCGCGCCTGGAGCGAGGCGTTACGACCCAAGCGGTGTAAGCTGGCGCGACACCCATGCTTGAGGCTCGCTGTTGAGAGAAAACTCAGACACAACTGGGCGCCGGAGCAGATCGCAGGCTGGCTGAAGCGCCGTTACCCAGACAATGAGGCGTACCACGTGTCTCACGAGACCATTTATCGCAGTTTATTTGTTCAAGCCCGCGGTGTGCTTAAGAAAGAGCTGATGAAGCATCTACGCACGGGACGACCGATTCGTCGCTCCCGGCACGCCACAGCGAAGGCCGACCGTCGCGGGCAAATCCCCGACATGGTCTCGATCCGTGAGCGTCCAGCCTCGGTGGAGGATCGGGCGGTGCCGGGGCACTGGGAAGGGGATCTCGTCGCAGGTTCCAATAACAGTTATATGGCGACCTTAGTGGAGCGGCACACACGTTACGTGATGTTGGCGAAGATACCGAGTCGCGACACCGAGACCGTTATCAATGCGCTCATCAAGCAGGCGAATAAACTACCGAGAGAACTCTATCGATCATTGACCTGGGATCGAGGCAAAGAGCTCACCGATCACAAACGCTTCACCCTGGCTACGGACATCAAGGTTTACTTCTGCGATCCACAAAGTCCCTGGCAACGCGGCTCAAACGAAAACACCAATCGACTATTGAGACAATACTTTCCGAAGCGTACGGACCTGTCAGTTCACTCGCAGGCGCACCTGAATTGGGTCGCCAGAGAACTTAACGAACGACCGAGAAAAACGTTAGACTTTGAAACACCGGCAGAACGATTTGCCGCATGTGTTGCATCGACCGGTTGA
- a CDS encoding tyrosine-type recombinase/integrase, translating into MQPTSKVVPLRSNTQPRLTIENGKVNPPPRKTNQEVRSREYLTANEVDRLMMAAKSLGRHAHRDATLILIAYRHGLRVSELVALRWDMVDLKQGLLHVSRLKNGVESTHPIRGPELRALRKLLRDYPDTPYLFVTERKGPLTTSTVRKIIARAGEKAKIGLPVHPHMLRHSTGYKLANGGHDTRAIQHYLGHKNIQHTVRYTELAANRFKDFWKD; encoded by the coding sequence ATGCAACCGACTAGCAAAGTTGTGCCTTTGCGGAGCAACACACAACCCAGACTAACCATCGAAAATGGGAAAGTTAATCCGCCACCGCGGAAAACCAATCAGGAAGTCAGATCCAGGGAGTATTTGACAGCCAATGAAGTAGACCGTCTGATGATGGCTGCTAAATCGCTCGGTAGACACGCCCACAGGGACGCCACATTGATTCTGATAGCTTACCGACATGGACTTAGGGTGTCGGAGCTAGTGGCGCTTAGATGGGACATGGTGGACCTAAAGCAGGGACTACTGCATGTCAGCAGGCTAAAGAATGGCGTTGAGTCCACCCATCCAATACGAGGCCCTGAACTAAGAGCATTGCGGAAGCTACTGCGAGATTATCCCGACACTCCGTATCTATTCGTGACGGAAAGGAAAGGACCGCTAACAACGTCAACAGTCAGGAAGATCATAGCCAGGGCTGGCGAGAAGGCAAAGATCGGGCTGCCAGTACACCCACACATGCTCAGGCACAGCACCGGGTACAAGCTGGCCAATGGCGGACACGATACCAGGGCGATTCAGCACTACCTGGGCCACAAGAACATTCAACACACTGTTAGATACACCGAACTAGCAGCCAACAGATTCAAAGACTTTTGGAAGGACTAA
- a CDS encoding zinc-ribbon domain-containing protein: MKKPLKPEVGQSLADVNPDLAKQWHPTRNVDVTPYDVRAGSTIKAWWKCPEGDDHEWDAVIADRHRGIGCAICSNYKVVKSNSLATQNPELASEWHPTKNEDLTPDDVHPGSAKKVWWKCAKGDDHEWQTVVYSRSGGKGCPICDGKKVVISTCLATVNPELAKQWHPTRNGKSTPYKLGPNSKKRVWWKCPNGDDHEWRAIVNNRNRGLGCPICSNQKVVLSNCLATLHPDLAEQWHPSKNGKLTPYNIGSGSGRLIWWKCPEGDDHVWRADVKRRSDGRGCPICIGRKVVDSNSFQTLHPELARQLHPTKNGNLDPNRYRPYSNKTVWWKCPRGDDHEWKTSFNMRVQGTGCPKCKSAKSAPELRVYCELKEIFPATVNRTKILGREVDVYVPELNLGVEYDGWYWHKDKAKLDREKNRALEDEIVLLRVREAGLEKLSESDILASREEMSLETMKEIFRFILDSPLLKTAKYESEIGVYLESDAWVAADEFDKIQFERNGLVYERSISFLFPEIASQWHYEKNQPLVPAQFAPSSRKKVWWKDHKGREWKADILSRTRVEKARKEKSQNQYDLF, from the coding sequence ATGAAAAAGCCTCTTAAACCCGAAGTTGGGCAGAGTTTGGCGGACGTAAATCCTGACTTGGCAAAGCAATGGCATCCCACAAGAAATGTAGATGTCACGCCCTATGACGTCAGAGCAGGGTCCACAATCAAAGCTTGGTGGAAATGCCCAGAAGGTGATGACCACGAGTGGGATGCTGTGATTGCGGATAGGCATAGAGGCATTGGTTGCGCGATTTGTTCCAACTATAAAGTGGTCAAATCAAATAGCCTTGCAACACAAAATCCTGAGTTGGCCAGTGAGTGGCACCCAACCAAGAATGAAGACCTTACGCCTGATGATGTCCATCCAGGTTCAGCAAAGAAGGTCTGGTGGAAGTGCGCAAAGGGCGATGATCATGAATGGCAGACGGTTGTTTACAGCCGATCTGGCGGGAAAGGCTGCCCAATATGTGATGGGAAGAAAGTTGTCATTTCGACCTGCCTAGCAACAGTTAACCCTGAATTGGCCAAGCAATGGCACCCTACAAGAAATGGTAAATCAACACCGTATAAACTTGGGCCAAATTCAAAAAAGCGTGTTTGGTGGAAATGCCCCAATGGGGATGATCATGAATGGAGAGCAATTGTTAACAATAGGAATCGGGGCTTGGGTTGTCCTATATGCTCAAATCAAAAGGTCGTTCTATCTAATTGTTTAGCGACTTTACACCCAGACTTGGCAGAACAATGGCATCCAAGTAAAAACGGCAAACTAACGCCTTACAACATAGGGTCCGGATCTGGAAGGCTTATTTGGTGGAAGTGCCCCGAAGGCGACGATCATGTTTGGCGAGCTGATGTAAAAAGGCGAAGTGATGGTAGAGGTTGTCCTATATGTATAGGGCGTAAGGTTGTTGATTCAAATAGCTTTCAAACATTACACCCCGAATTAGCAAGACAACTACATCCAACAAAGAATGGCAACTTGGACCCTAATAGGTACAGGCCCTACTCAAATAAAACCGTTTGGTGGAAATGCCCAAGAGGTGATGACCATGAATGGAAAACGTCTTTCAACATGCGGGTTCAGGGAACAGGCTGTCCCAAGTGTAAATCGGCAAAATCTGCTCCAGAGCTTCGAGTTTATTGTGAGCTAAAGGAGATTTTTCCTGCCACCGTAAATCGCACAAAAATATTGGGACGTGAAGTTGATGTCTATGTTCCTGAGCTAAATTTAGGTGTCGAATACGATGGTTGGTATTGGCATAAAGACAAAGCGAAATTGGATAGAGAAAAAAATAGGGCGTTAGAGGACGAAATAGTTCTCTTGAGAGTGCGTGAAGCTGGCTTAGAGAAATTGTCAGAAAGCGATATTTTGGCAAGCAGGGAAGAAATGTCTCTAGAAACTATGAAAGAAATATTTCGGTTCATTTTGGATAGTCCACTTCTAAAAACTGCAAAGTATGAAAGCGAAATTGGAGTCTATTTAGAAAGTGATGCTTGGGTAGCCGCTGACGAATTTGATAAAATTCAATTTGAAAGAAATGGCTTGGTTTACGAGAGATCTATCAGTTTCTTATTCCCTGAGATCGCTAGTCAGTGGCATTATGAAAAGAATCAACCATTGGTTCCTGCTCAATTCGCACCAAGTTCAAGGAAAAAGGTTTGGTGGAAAGATCACAAGGGTCGAGAGTGGAAGGCTGATATTTTGTCTAGAACTCGGGTGGAAAAGGCTCGAAAAGAAAAGAGCCAAAATCAATACGACCTCTTTTAG
- a CDS encoding helix-turn-helix domain-containing protein encodes MDWRKLIGSPYCNLPSGQKHILTVMARYGDKCGDSIYPSQREIAFRAGVSQRTVANAMQRAEHEGWIIRHSEFGHQGYKRHSYELAVPEGVLNAVELMLKTRFWEPPYTHKLARQSARVFLVERSQT; translated from the coding sequence ATGGACTGGAGAAAGCTAATCGGCAGTCCCTATTGCAATCTTCCATCTGGACAAAAGCACATTCTGACGGTTATGGCGAGGTATGGGGATAAATGTGGTGACTCCATCTATCCGAGTCAGCGAGAAATCGCATTTCGGGCCGGTGTATCGCAAAGAACCGTAGCAAATGCCATGCAACGAGCGGAACACGAGGGTTGGATTATTCGGCATTCAGAATTTGGACACCAGGGCTACAAACGGCATTCGTACGAGTTAGCAGTCCCGGAGGGTGTGCTTAATGCAGTTGAATTGATGCTGAAAACAAGGTTCTGGGAACCACCGTACACACACAAGTTAGCCAGACAAAGTGCGCGAGTGTTTTTGGTTGAGCGGTCACAGACTTGA
- a CDS encoding tyrosine-type recombinase/integrase: MAYFRKRSSKNGVRWQAVIRTGGRKPQVATFRTKGEAEDWAREIETAISKGGYLPSYEAKRRTVKDLLERYKETEIPKKKDQKNPSRQANFWIKRLGNLRLIELTRSAVVEVRDELAKKRAPATVNRYLALLSHACTMAEREWEWMDTNPLRKVSSLEEPRGRVRFLSNAEKDRLLNAARNSSHPHLYAIVLIALTTGARKGEILGLHWKDVDLDSNRAVLHHTKNNERRTLTLVGPVVDELRMLQKIRRIDDDLIFTNSRAGTANSSYFEKAWQKARSQAQLKDFRFHDLRHTCASNLAMNGATTAEIAAVLGHRTLEMVKRYSHLSDEHVRGVVERTAAKVLGSE, translated from the coding sequence ATGGCGTACTTCCGAAAACGAAGTAGTAAGAATGGGGTCCGCTGGCAGGCTGTAATCCGAACGGGCGGTCGAAAGCCACAGGTTGCCACTTTCCGCACGAAAGGGGAGGCCGAGGACTGGGCACGCGAAATCGAAACAGCCATTTCAAAGGGTGGCTATTTGCCTTCTTATGAAGCCAAGCGACGAACCGTCAAGGATCTGCTTGAGCGATACAAAGAAACCGAAATTCCCAAGAAGAAGGATCAGAAAAACCCAAGTAGACAAGCAAACTTTTGGATAAAGCGGCTGGGGAACCTGAGGCTAATCGAGCTAACACGCTCAGCGGTTGTCGAGGTACGTGACGAGCTGGCCAAGAAGAGGGCGCCCGCAACAGTCAATCGGTATCTGGCACTTTTAAGTCACGCCTGCACGATGGCGGAACGTGAGTGGGAGTGGATGGACACAAATCCGCTTCGTAAGGTGAGCAGTTTGGAAGAGCCCAGGGGGCGGGTGCGTTTTCTTTCCAATGCAGAAAAAGACAGATTGTTAAACGCAGCCAGAAATAGCTCCCATCCCCATTTGTACGCAATTGTGCTGATTGCGCTTACTACCGGGGCGAGAAAGGGCGAAATCCTGGGATTACACTGGAAAGACGTTGATTTGGACTCCAATAGAGCCGTCCTACACCACACAAAGAACAACGAACGTCGCACACTTACCTTGGTAGGCCCAGTTGTCGATGAATTGAGGATGCTGCAGAAAATCCGTCGGATTGACGATGATTTGATCTTTACCAATTCGAGGGCTGGCACAGCAAATTCTTCTTATTTTGAAAAAGCATGGCAGAAGGCGAGAAGCCAGGCTCAACTCAAAGACTTCCGTTTCCATGATCTAAGGCATACTTGCGCATCAAATCTTGCAATGAACGGGGCAACCACAGCTGAGATTGCTGCTGTTCTCGGCCATAGAACGCTGGAAATGGTGAAACGTTATAGCCATTTGTCAGATGAGCATGTCAGGGGTGTTGTCGAACGAACTGCAGCAAAGGTGCTTGGCAGTGAGTGA
- the rpsI gene encoding 30S ribosomal protein S9, which yields MSEVYYATGRRKSSTARVYMRKGTGKITVNKRPVDEFFGRKTCGMIVRQPLDVTNLHDNFDINVTVSGGGTTGQAGAIRHGLTRALMVYDEDLRPVLRKAGFVTRDAREVERKKVGLRKARKATQYSKR from the coding sequence ATGAGCGAAGTTTATTACGCCACCGGCCGCCGCAAATCCTCGACCGCGAGGGTTTACATGCGCAAAGGGACTGGCAAGATCACGGTCAACAAGCGTCCGGTTGACGAGTTTTTTGGTCGCAAGACCTGCGGCATGATCGTGCGCCAGCCGCTGGACGTAACCAACCTGCATGATAATTTCGATATCAATGTGACCGTATCCGGTGGTGGTACGACCGGTCAGGCTGGCGCGATTCGCCACGGTCTGACCCGCGCGCTGATGGTCTATGATGAGGACCTGCGCCCGGTGCTTCGTAAAGCCGGGTTCGTGACCCGCGACGCACGCGAAGTCGAGCGCAAGAAAGTCGGGTTGCGCAAAGCACGCAAGGCGACACAGTACTCCAAGCGTTAA
- the rplM gene encoding 50S ribosomal protein L13, whose translation MKTFSAKNEEVSRDWYVVDADGKTLGRLASELARRLRGKHKPEYTPHVDTGDYMVVINAEKIRVTGNKMKDKMYYRYTGYIGNLKSTSLEKLLARKPERVIELAVKGMMPRNPLGRRMLRKLRVFAGPEHSHVAQQPKPLEL comes from the coding sequence ATGAAAACCTTTTCTGCAAAAAATGAAGAAGTGAGCCGCGACTGGTATGTCGTGGATGCCGATGGCAAGACCCTGGGCCGCCTCGCGAGCGAGCTCGCCCGGCGTTTGCGTGGCAAGCACAAACCTGAATATACACCGCACGTGGATACCGGCGACTACATGGTCGTGATCAATGCCGAAAAGATCCGGGTCACCGGCAACAAGATGAAGGACAAGATGTATTATCGATATACCGGCTATATCGGTAACCTGAAATCCACCAGCCTGGAAAAACTGCTGGCCCGCAAACCGGAACGCGTGATCGAACTGGCCGTAAAAGGCATGATGCCGCGTAACCCGCTGGGCCGCCGTATGCTGCGCAAGCTGCGGGTTTTTGCGGGCCCCGAGCACAGCCACGTTGCGCAGCAGCCAAAACCGCTGGAACTGTAA
- a CDS encoding (2Fe-2S) ferredoxin domain-containing protein, translating to MSYYQRHAFFCTNLRADGSVCCRQAGSLEMREFAKQLSKELGISGPGGVRVNIAGCLDRCAEGPIVVVYPEGVWYSYVDEEDVREIVESHLGRGEVVERLLLPQKSTEKTDS from the coding sequence ATGAGTTACTACCAAAGACATGCATTTTTCTGCACCAACCTGCGCGCGGATGGAAGCGTCTGTTGCCGCCAGGCCGGGAGCCTGGAAATGCGTGAGTTTGCCAAGCAGCTGAGCAAGGAACTGGGGATTTCGGGGCCGGGCGGCGTGCGCGTCAATATCGCCGGATGCCTGGATCGCTGCGCGGAAGGGCCGATCGTCGTGGTCTATCCGGAGGGGGTCTGGTACAGCTATGTGGACGAGGAAGATGTGCGCGAAATTGTCGAAAGTCACCTTGGCCGCGGCGAGGTCGTCGAACGGCTGCTCCTGCCTCAGAAAAGTACTGAGAAAACAGATAGTTAG
- a CDS encoding DUF481 domain-containing protein: protein MNHTIYFAPLLAVVMLVTPAHGQETATEKSFSGEVRLGFESTTGNTDTQSLAGAVSAKYLRGRWVYSGRISGSGRQDAGISAEEQYHSELKVERHYGEKNYLYGQILYDRDRFAGVVRQLYETVGYGRRIVKTEKHELNLEAGVGARQTRLLDNTEADGAVLQLGGDYHWQINEHVSFKQELTVNYGSGNTYTMSLSTLESALAGNLSMLLSYRVDNNSEVPAGSTKTDTKTILALGYKF from the coding sequence TTGAATCACACGATTTATTTTGCACCGTTGCTGGCCGTGGTTATGCTGGTCACGCCCGCGCATGGGCAAGAGACGGCAACGGAAAAAAGCTTTAGCGGCGAAGTGCGCCTGGGGTTCGAGAGTACGACCGGCAATACCGACACCCAGTCGCTGGCGGGTGCGGTTTCGGCAAAATACCTGCGCGGCCGGTGGGTGTACTCGGGCCGGATTTCAGGGTCGGGTCGGCAGGACGCTGGCATCAGCGCCGAAGAGCAATATCATTCGGAGTTAAAGGTAGAACGCCACTACGGCGAGAAAAACTACCTGTACGGGCAGATTCTGTATGACCGCGATCGATTTGCAGGCGTGGTCCGCCAGCTTTATGAAACCGTCGGTTATGGCCGCCGGATCGTGAAAACGGAAAAACATGAATTGAACCTCGAGGCAGGCGTCGGCGCCCGGCAAACCCGTTTGCTGGATAACACCGAGGCGGATGGTGCCGTGCTCCAGCTTGGCGGGGACTATCATTGGCAGATCAATGAGCACGTTTCGTTCAAACAGGAGCTGACCGTTAACTATGGCAGCGGCAATACCTATACCATGTCGCTGAGCACGCTGGAGAGCGCCCTGGCCGGTAATCTGAGCATGCTGTTGAGTTATCGTGTCGATAACAACAGCGAGGTGCCTGCAGGCAGCACGAAAACCGATACCAAGACTATACTGGCGCTGGGTTACAAGTTCTGA
- a CDS encoding (Fe-S)-binding protein: MSKTDPTMASRYVSEAADRCVKCGLCLPHCPTYGLEMLESDSPRGRIALMEGLASGELPVSDGMIRHLDGCLGCRACEIVCPAEVPYGRLLDTARGLLRGQRVKPGLGWRFFALTVQSRWLVRLGAVFMQLLGRLRRASGVSFKRRGGLSRLLRLIPDQVSISRLARFHPANDPAEKRGMVELFTGCLGEALEQDTLRATIRVLNRLGFDVRVPGEQGCCGAVHQHAGYPQKAAQLATINIGAFAGDGAVIVVSTGCLVSLCEYADFFQDEGGRENARQFAARCTDINEFLHEQLPPPAADQAKVARSDVAGAVALHTPCSRKVIPGNSQAARELLAQHANIDCLTLGNGQCCGAAGAYLLDQPESSQALAERYDIGVAPLLLTSNIGCRLQLEALCRQQGIAAKVAHPVSLLAESQSFSNQASVADIS, translated from the coding sequence TTGAGCAAAACCGATCCAACGATGGCCAGCCGCTATGTCAGCGAGGCTGCGGACCGCTGCGTCAAATGTGGCCTGTGCCTGCCCCATTGCCCGACCTACGGGCTCGAAATGCTGGAAAGCGACTCTCCGCGGGGACGGATAGCGTTAATGGAGGGTCTGGCAAGCGGTGAACTGCCGGTGAGCGATGGCATGATCCGCCACCTGGATGGTTGTCTGGGCTGCCGGGCCTGCGAAATCGTCTGCCCCGCCGAGGTGCCTTATGGCCGGCTGCTGGATACCGCCAGAGGCCTGCTGCGCGGGCAGCGGGTCAAACCAGGCCTCGGCTGGCGTTTTTTTGCCCTCACCGTGCAATCGCGTTGGCTGGTTCGGCTCGGCGCAGTATTCATGCAGCTGCTTGGCCGGCTGCGCCGTGCGAGCGGAGTTTCATTCAAGCGGCGCGGCGGCCTGAGCCGTCTGTTGCGGCTGATTCCCGACCAGGTTTCGATATCGCGGCTGGCTCGTTTTCATCCGGCAAATGACCCGGCGGAAAAACGAGGTATGGTTGAGCTATTCACCGGTTGTCTTGGCGAGGCACTGGAACAAGACACGTTGCGGGCGACAATCCGCGTGTTGAACCGCCTGGGTTTCGATGTCCGGGTTCCTGGCGAACAAGGCTGCTGCGGCGCTGTCCACCAGCACGCCGGTTACCCGCAAAAAGCCGCCCAGCTGGCGACAATTAACATCGGGGCATTCGCCGGTGACGGTGCGGTGATCGTGGTTTCCACCGGCTGCCTGGTCAGCCTGTGCGAATACGCCGATTTTTTCCAGGACGAAGGCGGGCGCGAGAATGCCAGGCAATTTGCCGCACGCTGCACCGACATCAACGAATTTCTGCATGAACAACTGCCACCCCCGGCAGCGGACCAGGCAAAAGTTGCCCGGTCGGATGTCGCCGGGGCCGTGGCGCTGCACACGCCCTGTAGCCGCAAGGTGATACCGGGTAATTCGCAGGCGGCGCGCGAATTGCTGGCACAGCATGCGAATATCGATTGCCTGACCCTCGGCAACGGGCAATGTTGTGGCGCCGCCGGCGCTTACCTGCTTGACCAGCCGGAGTCTTCGCAGGCGCTGGCCGAACGCTACGATATCGGCGTCGCGCCGCTCCTGCTGACCTCCAATATTGGCTGTCGCCTGCAGCTGGAAGCCTTGTGCCGGCAACAAGGCATCGCCGCTAAGGTTGCCCATCCGGTCAGCCTGCTGGCCGAAAGCCAAAGCTTTTCAAACCAGGCATCGGTCGCTGATATATCATGA
- the coq7 gene encoding 2-polyprenyl-3-methyl-6-methoxy-1,4-benzoquinone monooxygenase, translated as MEKRQLTPLDHLLSQADQALRTMFGGPPTASRENPAADTESELSDAERHHIAGLMRVNHAGEIAAQAMYQGQALTARLDEVRGAMEQAADEENDHLAWCEERLRELNHQTSRLDPLWFAGSFAIGALAGLAGDRWSLGFVAETERQVVKHLESHLAQLPAGDHRTRAILEQMKADEERHGEIASRAGGAELPEPVRRLMALAAKVMTTTAYRI; from the coding sequence ATGGAAAAACGTCAGCTGACACCGCTGGATCATTTGCTCAGCCAGGCCGACCAGGCGCTGAGGACCATGTTTGGCGGGCCGCCGACTGCCAGTCGTGAAAATCCGGCGGCCGACACCGAATCTGAACTCAGCGATGCAGAGCGCCACCATATTGCCGGACTCATGCGGGTCAACCACGCGGGTGAAATCGCGGCACAGGCCATGTATCAGGGCCAGGCACTGACTGCGCGGCTGGACGAGGTGCGTGGCGCAATGGAGCAGGCGGCCGACGAAGAAAACGATCATCTGGCCTGGTGCGAAGAAAGGCTACGCGAACTCAACCATCAAACGAGCCGCCTGGACCCGTTGTGGTTCGCGGGCTCATTCGCGATCGGCGCGCTGGCGGGTCTGGCGGGCGACCGCTGGAGCCTGGGTTTCGTCGCCGAGACCGAGCGCCAGGTCGTAAAGCACCTGGAATCACACCTCGCCCAGTTACCCGCAGGCGATCACCGTACGCGCGCTATTCTTGAGCAAATGAAAGCAGACGAAGAACGCCATGGCGAAATCGCCAGCCGTGCCGGTGGCGCGGAATTGCCCGAACCGGTGCGCAGACTGATGGCCCTGGCCGCCAAGGTCATGACCACAACGGCTTACCGAATCTGA
- the speD gene encoding adenosylmethionine decarboxylase, with amino-acid sequence MTTHSACSNGKLALHGFNNLTKTLSFNIYDVCYARSPAHRLEYIEYIDEEYNTDRLTGILTRVADMIGANILNIARQDYEPQGASVTLMVAEGPIAVPLKHPLLPDAVVAHLDKSHLTVHTYPESHPDRGICTFRADIDVATCGETSPLKALDYLIGEFESDICIMDYKVRGFTRDLQGTKHYIDHDIDSISDFISPEILAGFHVEEDNMPAQKFFHSKLKLRETDLDRYLFGSGVNEFEPGELDEIARQIDSEMQEIFYGRNFSG; translated from the coding sequence ATGACCACGCACTCTGCCTGCAGCAACGGCAAGCTGGCCTTGCATGGCTTTAACAACCTGACCAAGACCCTGAGCTTCAACATCTACGATGTGTGCTATGCGCGCTCGCCCGCGCACCGCCTCGAATACATCGAATATATCGATGAGGAGTACAACACCGATCGTTTGACCGGCATCCTGACCCGGGTTGCCGACATGATCGGCGCCAATATATTGAATATCGCCCGTCAGGACTATGAGCCGCAAGGCGCAAGCGTGACCTTGATGGTTGCCGAAGGGCCTATCGCGGTGCCACTGAAGCATCCGTTGCTGCCCGACGCGGTCGTGGCTCACCTCGACAAGAGCCACCTGACCGTCCACACCTACCCCGAAAGCCATCCAGACCGGGGGATCTGCACGTTTCGCGCGGATATCGACGTGGCAACCTGTGGCGAGACTTCACCTCTGAAAGCGCTCGACTACCTGATCGGCGAGTTCGAGTCGGATATCTGCATCATGGATTACAAGGTGCGGGGTTTCACTCGGGATTTGCAGGGCACCAAGCATTACATCGATCACGATATCGACTCGATCAGCGATTTTATTTCGCCGGAGATTCTCGCCGGTTTCCACGTCGAAGAAGACAATATGCCGGCGCAAAAGTTTTTTCACAGCAAGCTGAAACTGCGCGAAACAGATCTCGATCGTTACCTGTTCGGCTCTGGTGTCAACGAGTTCGAGCCCGGGGAGTTGGATGAAATTGCGCGCCAGATCGATAGCGAGATGCAGGAGATTTTTTACGGCCGGAATTTCTCCGGCTGA